Genomic window (Oryza sativa Japonica Group chromosome 3, ASM3414082v1):
AATGCCTACATATTTTACCTCATTTTTAGTATGCTTTACCAAACCGTTAACTATGCATTTCATAcgaaaatttttctatacaAAGGTTGATTTAAAATACTaattaaatcaaaattttaaatttataaaaattaaaactaaattaatcatgcattagTGACTTTTTTGTTTTACATGCCCTAACTCCGTGTTCTTCTTGTGAGACAAGAGCACCACTTACACAAGTAATAGGTTATTTAGATTTTATTGTGCTATGAAATATTTTATCTGGTCTATCTAAATTTATTGTAATATGAAATATCCAGTTTTAGATTACTATATTATGAGATAGAGGAAGTAGCACATTTTGGTGTTATCGAATTTTGGTAACGTTGAACATGGTTGGTTTAGAACTTTAtctaattttgataaattttccaAGAGTAGAAATTTCTATgattactaaaatttggtgTGATAATATGGATAAGGATATGTTCTAGTTGATTGCTCTAacaaaatttaataatattaaGGTTTAGTAGTAGGGTTAAAAGTGGTAACAAAGTTAACAGAGCCCACCATTGTCGCTTCTACAGTCTCTCATGTGGGCCGGCTAGGCTAGGACAATGTTGCGACCAAGTGACTCGAGCTACAAATACCGGCCCAGCCACGAAACGAAAACCTGGCAACCacccaagaaaaagaaaaacagaggagTCGAAGAAAAAGGATAGCTTCAGTAAAGCCTAGCAAAGCGCCCATCAGAAACCCTAgcaggagcgccgccgccgccgccgccgcccgccgtcgtcatcctccctctcGCCCTGTAAGGGtttgtcgcctcctcctcctccggtcgATTCCCCCGACCCGATCTGATCGCTGCTCGTGTCCCTTGCAGTTCAGGTCCCcagcccgccgcgccgcggatCGAGTCGCCGTGTGAAGAAGGCCAGCGTCACCATGGCGGACGAGGAGCAggtggagaggaaggaggaggtctCCGAGGTGAAAAGCCTGCCcttctcgtttttttttctttttttcatttgccCTGCACATCGGATTCAGTTCGGTTTTTCGGCGGGGAAGGGAAGAAACGGCGTAGCGATGGGCTGGGTGCGGTGCCGTGCTGTGCTGTCTGTGTTTGGTGTATGCGTGATCTGGTAGGGTGTTTTGGGCGTGAATCCGCGACCATGGGCCTCTTCAGGATGTTTGATCTGTGTGCTTGGATTGAATCAGTGAAATCTGTAAGAGCGGATTAAGCTTCTGAGATGAGTGGgcttcaaaaataataaaaaaaacatctgaGATGAGTGATAGGCCAGATTAAGCAATGATTTGTTTTGTTCATCTTTTTGTAGTAGCTTGTGAGGACTGAACCAGTTAGCAGTGAACACCTATGGTGATATTTGATGGTGTTTGGACTTGTGTCTGAATATACTGTCAGTGCTAGCCTGGTCATTATCAGTGTTATAATGGCCCTGTCAGGATATATGCACCACAATGTGGGATTTTTCTGTTGATTGAACGGATGTAGAGCTGTAGCCTGTAAGGAGATCAACAAATTAGATTCATCATTTGTGTTTTGAGCATGGCGGTCACATGTTATGCCTAAGGATTATCATGTGCAACAAAGGGTTAACATCACAATTTGATAAAAAGCAAGTGAAATGTTACTCCGTGGTGGATTTCagcattttatttgtttgtaatCAGCCTTTCACAATTATTTCTTGTCAGCCTTCTATATCATTTTTCCTTGTACCAGCGGCTTGTTGACAATGTTTGTGATGTTTTGTAGCTTACTCCTTTTGACCCaaccaagaaaaagaagaagaagaaggttgTGATCCAAGATCCATCTGATGAGGTGGATAAGTTGGCAGAGAAAACTGAGAGCTTGACAGGTATACTTTTAatgctgcaaaaaaaaaaggaattgccAAGTATGCATTTTTACTAATATATGCTtaacttgcttttttttttcagtcgcTGAGACTGGTGAGCCAAGTTTTACAGGcatgaaaaagaagaagaagaagcatgtGAGTTTAGTTGGTTACAAATTACAAATGCCTGTTGCAATGTTTGTTGGATTAATATTTCCTTCTGTACTATTCTATTTACTAATTTTGCAAATTTCAGGTGGAGCATGATACATCTCTTACTGAAGCTGGAGATGGTGAAGATGCTATAGGTAATTGTGGCTTGCTCATATTTGCCCTGGTTGCGTTGTTTTGCTTTGTCTGATCATATATTGTTCAGATGATCAAATCGGAGAGGATGAAGAAGGAGAAGGGATTGTGCTTGGAGGTGCAACTCGATACCCTTGGGAAGGAACTGACAGAGATTATAAATATGAAGAGGTTAATACTCCTTGCCTGTTCAAATTTTTGTGATTCTATATCCTTGTCATGTTCTTGACAGATCATGACTTGTAAATTCCATATAAGATATACATATCAAAATAGAAAGCTGTGGAGTTTTCATATTATGTCACCTGCaattatatttttaagttaaactccctccggttccataattcttgacgttttcgacaaggttgaggtcaaacttttataactttaactatcaataactttgaaatatttagtttaaaggtaCTAGAACAgcatatagatttgtcttacaaaatactataataaaagtaaaagtGTATCTTTTTATTGTATatgttataatagaaaaatatagtcaaagatgtattttggagaccgtgtcattgtccaaaatgtCAAAAATTATGGaatcggagggagtagtaatggTGGAAGGTTCATTGTCTATTGAGGAGAAGCATTGCTCCcttttaagtatttttttttattttgatcttCTTATGTTTTTGTTGCTATTGATATGGTATTAGTATCTCATGTAGTGCTCAGCTCAGCTTCAACTAGTATTCAATTGTGTTTCTGTTAATGAACCCTTTCAATCTATTTGGTGACAGCTGCTTGGCAGAGTATTTAATATCCTGCGTGAGAATAATCCTGATCTTGCTGGTGATAGACGAAGAACTGTTATGAGGCCTCCTCAAGTTCTTAGGGAAGGCACAAAGAAGACAGTTTTTGTGAACTTCATGGATTTGTGCAAAACGTATGATCTCACTTTTTTACCACTCCATACCATATGCTCTAGGCCTGCTTTTATTTCAGAGAAGATAAATTACCATGAGCTAACTGAAATCATCGTTTACACTTCCAGAATGCATAGGCAACCTGAACATGTGATGATGTTTTTACTTGCTGAGATGGGAACAAGTGGATCCCTTGATGGGCAACAAAGATTGGTTATAAAAGGAAGATTTGCTCCTAAAAACTTTGAAGCCATACTTAGGAGATATATCAGTAAGTTTCCTTAATGTCACATGAATCTTGCTCATACTCTTTAAAGTTACTGCTGAACTATAAACAAACTTGCAGCTGTGATATCCAGAATTCATTAGCTTCTGTTAAATAGACTTATAGGGCCAATTCATTGTTTTGTACTGGGAAATTAAAGGAATCTTACCAATTATGGTGAAGCTTTCCTTATCTGTCTTCAAAAGAGGGTTTACTAATCTGTTAAGAGAAATAGATAaatgttggttttttttaaaaaaacaaagatgTCAGAGAAGCCTTACCAGTTGAAATTGAAGTATCCATACAGTTATCTAGGAGGAGTTATTGGGCTGTTAACCACTTTACTATACATTCTTTAATGCCTTGGGCCCTATTTATTTTTCCACCTCCCatgtatattatttttttaatgcagTAAGGTCTAGAGTTAGGAAGATTTGGAGGGGTACTATATATATGGCTGGATCGTTTATTCTCTTGTTCCTTTTATGAGGTCCTATGTGTGGGATTGTCATTAAAGTCTTGTTGTGCTAAACTTACATCCTTTTTTAATTTCACTCCTTTCAgatgagtatgtcatatgcaaTGGGTGCAAGAGTCCTGATACCATCCTTTCTAAGGAGAATAGGTTGTTCTTCCTTCGTTGCGAACAGGTAAGCTGTTCAATATATATTTGCATGTCCAGTCGTGTCAAATGTAGTTAATTtccatacagagagagcttatCTAAAGGCATCTTTAATACTGCAACAAACATGCCCCCCTGCTTTGTACAGCTTTACATGGTTCTCTAGTTATATTAGTCCGAAGAGTTTGTTTGTGCATTTGTGGTCTACTGCAAACCATACCTGGATTTGCTCTTGAGAGCATTACCttggtctctttttttttgcaaggtccCTATCATCAAACATTTCCTATGAAATTGCCTACATTGTTTGCAAGTAACTAAAGTTGCGAGAGCTGAGTCAATTCAGCTTCTTGTCTTGCATTgctgtaataataataatctatTTTTGCATATCATATGTATTTGATACCAATGATGCCTATGATGACTTGCAAGATTATTGCCTACATTGTTTGACAAGTATCTTTGTGATATTAATTGCAAGTAGCTGAGGCTTGAGATGCTATCACAATTTTTCTTGCTGCATTGCATCAGCACTCATACGTCCTAATTAACTAACTTGTATTGTTGCCAACTAgtcattttatttgtttttgtaaATCCTGACTCTCTGCTTATGATGAGTTGCAATATCTTTTGCCTACATTGTCTGACAAATGTTGTCATGATAATATTTGCAACCTCTGAGGCATAAAGCACTGtcattggtttttctttttgttcttcTAGAATAAAGAATGTAATTCATTGTCTTTCTTTACCTATGATGAGTTGCGAAATTTATTGCCTGCATTGTTTGATTAAACCTGTGAGAAAATTTGCAACATCTGAGGATAAAAAGTTACTCCTTTTACTTGATTTTCTGCtggttgttttttctttttttttttcttctagaaAATATGAGTGCAATTCATTGTTTTTCTTTACCTATGATGAGTTGTGAAATTTATTGCCTACATTGTTTGACTAACCTGTGAGAAAATTTGCAACATCTGAGGATAAAAAGTTACCCCTTTACTTGATTTTCTGCTGGTTGGTTTATCTTTTATTACTTTAGAAAAGAAGAGGGCAATtcattgccttttttttaaccTATGATGAGTTGCAAAATTTATTGCCTACATTGTTTGACTAACCTGTGAGAAACAATTGCAACATCTGAGGATAAAAAGATGTAGTTCACTTGGCTTTCTGGTGGATTTTTCTTAATATATCGAGAGTTTTTTTTGTTGGCGCCCGTTAGTACAAGTTGTGACCCTTGTTTAGGTGCCAGTGGATTGATGTATTATTGTCATCCAAATCATGCCATTTCTCGTTATTGCTTCGTCAAGCCAAATATTGACTGCTGGTTTTGTTTACCCTCCGCAGTGTGGTTCTTCAAGATCTGTTGCTCCTATCAAGGCTGGATTCGTTGCCCAAGTTGGTCGTCGGAAGGCTGGAACCTAAGTTAAACGTCCACCCTGCTCAGAGCCTCGGATACACTCCCCAATCATCGCTACAAAAACCTAATTTGCCGATTTACAACAATTATTGTCCAGTTTTCACTGTGTCTACACCGTTTTGTGTATTTGTGACCGTAACTCTGCTTCCAACTCTGCTGTGAATTTCAGTTTTATCCGAGACCATGAGGATCAATGTTTGCGGCCAATCCCGTCTCCTTTTCGCTTATTCACCCTGTCACTTTGCTAGATCATTAGGATCTAGGGCTGATGTTCATTTGCGAGTTCCGGTAACCATCAACGTGTAGttgccgaacaccatggccgcCCTATCATCGGAAATCCCGCGAGCCCATACATAGCCGTGCATGGTGACGAGTCGGGATAAGGGGATAAGCCGACGTGTCACCTCTTCCCGCCCtccggcctccctccccaacccaacccaagccTATCTCACAAACCCGCGCGCTATCCCtctccccccttcccctctcacACCGCGAGCTCGCGTAGGACACGAACGAGATGAGGCCAGCGTCGTCCCCCGTGCCGGCCGTCCTCACGGCCCCGGCTACCGCTGCcactgccgccatcgccgtaaAGCCAACGCCGCCTCAACGCGCGCTTCAAGCCAGCAGGCGCGagttggtggtggcggcggcggcggtggcgctgtgGCCGTGCGGgggagcggcgcgggcggcgtcggACGACGAGTACGTGAGCGAGACGAAGGACGTGATCGGGAAGGTGCGGTCGACGATCAACATGGACAGGGCGGACCCCGGGGTGGCGGACGCGGTGGCGGAGCTCCGCGAGCTGTCCAACTCGTGGGTGGCCAAGTACCGCAGGGAGAAGTCGCTGCTGGGCCGCCCGTCCTTCAGGGAGATGTACTCCGCGCTCAACGCCGTGTCGGGCCACTACATCAGCTTCGGCCCCACGGCCCCCATCCCCAACAAGCGCCGCGCCCGCATCCTCGAGGAGATGGACACCGCCGAGAAGGCCCTGCTCCGCGGCCGGTGAGGTGAGTGATGATTGATTGAGCCGAGTGCTTACGGCCACCGATCTTTCTCGTGTGAGACGCACGCACGCGCGTGCGTACGCGGCACATTCACTTTTTGTAACTACTATACTACCGTCGCGTCGCGATGGGGCCGGGCGTCGGCTTTGCTCTTGTCGAGTGGAATCGAATCGGTGGAGGCTTTGAAATTATTACTACTGAGTtgtatgtgtattttttttttctgtatgaTTTTTGGTTCAGCTGACATGGTGAGGATTACACGGTTGGCTTGGGGACATGCAACTCCCTAGAGTTTCCATTAATTCTTGTGTCTCGTTTATACGTCGTGAACCGGAGCTCCGCCGGCGTGGAATCGCCCGATGCGCTCCGGCCGGTGGCGCTGGTTGGCATGTTGCACGCGCCACGCCGGGGGAGGCATCCGGTGGGGCGAGCCGTCATGCATTGCGCCGTCGTAGACTGGTTAAGCAATGGTGTGTCAGGCCGAACGAGATGGGACGCCGCTGGATCGCCAATTCGCTATCTTCGTCGGCGCGCGCCCCGGCAATTGTTCCGAGATCGTACGTCAAAATGCCCGTCGTTAGCAGAATCAAACACCTTGCGCGCATGTCTTGTGTTTGAGCGAGAAAGTCACGCTCACGCAGGGACAAAAGATTTCAAGTTTTgagtgaaaaaatatataataccaATTAACATGTTAGTAGAGGATCACAAGACAAAagatttcagatttttttttttggggaaaacCATTCCAATTAATAACATTATTATACATGGGTACAGCCGTACAATACAGAGAGACAAGAGAGCTGAATTTGTTCATCTCTAGCATTTCACTTTGATCTTATGCACACTATATATCAACACAAAAATGAGACGAAAAGGAAAATCTCCAAATGGCTTTTAATCGGCAACTTCTGATCCTCTCCGAAGCCGATCACCAACATCCGGTTCCGGGAGAGACGCGCGCCCTCTTCCTGTCACggagctcctcgccgccgtagTAGCCGTTGGGTGCACCACCGCAGCCGTAAGGCACGCCGCCGTAGTACATGTAAGGATCGGCTCCGAATGGCATGCCGCCGAAGAAGAAGGGGTCGACGTAGCCGGTCGCCGGGCAGAACGGGACGCCGTAGTGATCGCCGCCATGGACGGCGCGAGCTCCGGATTCTGCAGAGTGGTCGCCAGCCACCGTCTCCTGCGCCTTTCTTGGGCCGAGGGCACCTGAGATCGTGGCGATCTTCTTCGACGTggacgcgccgccgtcgctgtgcTCGGCCTTCTCTGAGCTCACGTTGCTGCTGCGGCTCGCCTGCGAAGCTGCGGGGctcagcggcgccgccggatgTGCCGCGTTGCTGCCGGCGGAGCTCCTCGTCTTGTCGGTTCCACTTGAGGCGCTTGCTgccgcgccggtggtggtggcgagcaGGTTGGCGATGGTGGTGCGGAGCGTCGTGTTGGGGATCAGGTCGTCGGCGCGCGCCTGCGCCCCGCACGCGCACTTGGACTTGGAGGCGATGTGGTCCCTGATGCACCCGTCGCAGAAGCTGTCGAAGCAGCACTTGCTCGTCACCACCGCGTCGGCCATCACGTTCCGGCAAATCTTGCAGTAGAGCTCCGCCGGGATGACGCCGTCAGACTCCCCCGATGCAGGCCTCCTTGTGACGTCGGGGCCTCCCACTTGAGCTGTGCGGCGTCGATCACGGAGCTGATAGCTTTCTCCTCGTCGTCCACTTCAGCTCCCGTCGACGGCGCGCCAGAGTCCGACGAAGAACCACCGCCCTCCGACATTGGCTTCTTTACTGTCAACTCGACGATCGTCTCTGCAGGAGGCCCGGAGACTCGGCGCCGCACGACGACCGTGCAGCCGCTAGGGATCAGCTCGTCCTCGTCCGCGTACTCCTCGCCAGTCTTGTCGCTGCACAGCGCGACGCTGTCCCTGGGCCCCGGCCGCGCGAACGTCCATGGCCGTGGCGCGCGGTGGCCGTGATGA
Coding sequences:
- the LOC4332745 gene encoding photosystem II repair protein PSB27-H1, chloroplastic translates to MRPASSPVPAVLTAPATAATAAIAVKPTPPQRALQASRRELVVAAAAVALWPCGGAARAASDDEYVSETKDVIGKVRSTINMDRADPGVADAVAELRELSNSWVAKYRREKSLLGRPSFREMYSALNAVSGHYISFGPTAPIPNKRRARILEEMDTAEKALLRGR
- the LOC4332744 gene encoding eukaryotic translation initiation factor 2 subunit beta; its protein translation is MADEEQVERKEEVSELTPFDPTKKKKKKKVVIQDPSDEVDKLAEKTESLTVAETGEPSFTGMKKKKKKHVEHDTSLTEAGDGEDAIDDQIGEDEEGEGIVLGGATRYPWEGTDRDYKYEELLGRVFNILRENNPDLAGDRRRTVMRPPQVLREGTKKTVFVNFMDLCKTMHRQPEHVMMFLLAEMGTSGSLDGQQRLVIKGRFAPKNFEAILRRYINEYVICNGCKSPDTILSKENRLFFLRCEQCGSSRSVAPIKAGFVAQVGRRKAGT
- the LOC107277291 gene encoding LOW QUALITY PROTEIN: E3 ubiquitin ligase PARAQUAT TOLERANCE 3 (The sequence of the model RefSeq protein was modified relative to this genomic sequence to represent the inferred CDS: deleted 3 bases in 2 codons) is translated as MVLYMYCKNGSELSLQRKTVYFTELSALGFLLQPMLKSSKQIQIVGLLGVRGNRRSSREDRRIDPKEAVSQGGGSSSDSGATATSSYRHGLSRWSTVQHRTAQVGRPSYGHRGVHAGREPPGLSAGYVCHRCRVPGHFIEHCPTNGNGDPRFDIWRVAPAPASSSAPPASGESDGVIPAELYCKICRNVMADAVVTSKCCFDSFCDGCIRDHIASKSKCACGAQARADDLIPNTTLRTTIANLLATTTGAAASASSGTDKTRSSAGSNAAHPAAPLSPAASQASRSSNVSSEKAEHSDGGASTSKKIATISGALGPRKAQETVAGDHSAESGARAVHGGDHYGVPFCPATGYVDPFFFGGMPFGADPYMYYGGVPYGCGGAPNGYYGGEELRDRKRARVSPGTGCW